TGTCGAACAAAAACTGATCGAAGTTGAGGCTGGCAAACGGGACGCCTCCATCCAGGAACTGAAAGGACGCATCTCCGACCTTGAGGACACCCCCCGCGGCTTCGAGCGGCACCTGCGGGAGGCCGCGGCCTCCGACTGGACCGCCATCATTGCCGAGGTCAAGAAAGGCTCCCCCAGCAAAGGGGTGATCCGCGCCGGCTTTGATCCCCTGGAGATCGCCGAAACCTACCAGGACAACGGCGCCACCTGCCTCTCCGTGCTCACGGACGAGAAATTCTTCCTGGGGCACCTGCGCTACCTGGCTTTGATCCGCGAACAGGTGGGGCTGCCGCTTCTGCGCAAGGAGTTCATCATCGACCCCTGGCAGGTCTACGAAACCCGGGCCGCCGGGGCCGATGCCCTGTTGCTCATCGCCGCCATCCTGGAGCCGCAGCAGATCGTCGATCTGGCCGGCCTGGCCCGTGAACTGCACCTGGACGTGCTGCTGGAGGTCCACGACGAAGCGGAAATGGCAACCGCCTGCACCACCGACATCGGCCTCATCGGCGTCAACAACCGCAACCTGCGCACTTTTGTCACCGACCTCTCCACCACCGGCCGGCTGGCGAAGATGCTGCCGCCGGGCCGCTTGCTGGTGGCGGAAAGCGGCATCAACAACCGGGCAGATATTGAGCGACTCCAGGCCGACGGCGCGCGAGCCTTCCTGATCGGCGAATCCCTGGTGCGGGAAGAGGATATTGGTGCCAAACTGCAGGAGCTGCTGGGGTAGGGGAGCAAAACAGATACAATAATCAAGACCTGTCGACGATCACGTCGGCAGGTTTTTTAATGCCTGAAGCTTGGGAATGACGTATTCGGTCATACGGTCAGGGTAGGTGATTGAGGCGGATGTAAAGGCTCGTGTCACGTATGGATGGCTGCGCGGACATGGGTAGCGCTACATACTGGAGGTTCTTCCTCCATGAATCCGGTTTTCGCTTGAGATGCATGACAGACACAACAAGAATTGTGTCAGTGCGAAGTTGATAAATGATGCCTAGGGGAAACGGTTGGTTCTGCAACGGCGGGTTCGTGAGGAAAGCGACGTCCAGGCTGTGGGGTTACTGACTATGCGGTCAATGGTACGGGCCACTTCTGCGGCTAATTCAAACCCAAGCCCCTCGCTTTGCTTGTTATACCAGCTAATGGCATCGAATAACTCGATTTCAGCGGGATCAAGGAATATGACCCGTTTCATTTTGTCCATGCATTGATCTTTTCGAAAACGGCCGTTGCCGATGTTGCGCCTATTTCGCCGCGCTCATAGGCATCAATCCGGTCTTCAGCCTCCAGTGCCCACAACCGGTCGAGCTGTTCGCGGTTGCCGCTGTCAAAACTGGAGAAAAGCGCCTCAATCAGCTCGGCGCGGTCCACTGGCGGCAACGTCAGCGCATCGGCCAGGACTTGTCGCATAGTATGAGGCATGAGCAGGCTCCTTCACGATTGAGATGTCACAACAGTAGCACTTGTGCTGAGTCAAGTCAAAAATGTGCGATAACCGGCCTTTGGCGCGTCACGGTCTGAGCAGGAGACCGGTGTACTTTTCGGCATACTTTTTCCTTGCGCCGCTTCAGGGGATTTTTCAGGGACTCATTGGGCTCCGGCGGATTTTCCAAGATCCGGAAAGGCTCCAGGATGCGGTTGTGGAAAGCCTGACGGGCCGCTGTCCGCTTTAGGGAGAGGAACTGATTGCGTGTGAGAAAGGGGCGGAATGGGCGGTGAAAAAGATTGAAAGAATTTTTACATTTTGCGGGATGTGTCGCGTAAGCGGCTGGATTTGTTTGTGAAAAATCCTGTGTAAAGTTTCTTTCAATTTTTGGTGAAATGCGTGCAAGGGGTTGAAATTGCAGGGGAAAGCTGGTGTGTAAAGAATCTTTCAATGGGGGAGTCGAGGCAGTGTCTACTGCAGAAAAGCGATTTTCGTATATGAAGAAATGGAGTGATGTCAATGGAAAACCTCGCATTTATAGCTAGATACCGGCAGTCGGACGGCACGCCGCAACCGCTGAAAGAGCATCTTGAAGGTGTCGCTGATTTGGCGGAGCTCTTTGCCGGAAAGATCGGTATGCCAACCTTTGGCGCGTTGCTGGGGCTGTTGCATGATACCGGAAAGTATTCCAAAGCGTTTCAGGATTACATCAAATCAGCAGGAGGGATGTTGGAACCCGATGATGATGAGTATATCGAAGTCAGGAAAGCCAGAGGGAAGATTGATCATTCCAGCGCCGGATCGCAGTTTGTCTGGCGGGAAAGTGGAAAATCAACCTATCAACAGTTGGCGGCAAACATACTGGCGTTGTGTATTGCCTCGCATCATTCCGGTTTGATCGATTGCCTGTCGCCGGATGGCACGGATATTTTTAGCAAAAGGATGATCAAAGCCGACAACGAAACCCATTACAGCGATGCTGTTGCCGTCTTGGAGGATGAAATCAAGACGCAAATTAAGAAACTGCTGGAATCTCCTGCACTGGAAAAAGAGCTGAAAGCAATTGGCGAACGGATGAAGCAAATGGCAGTGTCCGTGACAACCGGGCAGTTTGCGCTTGGCTTTCTAACGAGATTTCTTTTCAGCGCACTTATCGACGCGGACCGCCTCAATTCGGCAGAGCGTACTACATCGGCCAAGCCGGATTGGAATCTGCTATGTGGCATACTTGAGGTGAATCTTGCCGGGTTCACGGTGCGAAACAAAATCGACACCATCAGGGCTGACATTTCCCAAGCCTGCCGAAAAAGTGCTGAACGGGAAAAAGGGCTCTACCAACTCACCGTGCCGACCGGCGGCGGTAAGACTCTGGCAAGCCTCCGCTTTGCTCTGTATCACGCCGCCAAATATGGCATGGATAGGATTATCTACGTTGTTCCATTTACCTCAATAATCGACCAAAACGCCCGTGTAGCTAGGTCAATTTTTGCCTTCCAGGAATTGACCGGTAAACCGGTGGTATTGGAACATCACTCAAACCTCACACCAGAACAGGACACCAGCGAAAGCAAGTTGCTGACTGAAAATTGGGATGCCCCAATCATCTACACTACTGCCGTGCAGTTCTTGGAAACTCTCTTTGCGGGCGGTACCCGTGGCGTGCGTCGTCTACACCAACTTGCAAATGCCGTCATCATCTTCGACGAAATTCAGACCATTCCCATACGCACGATTCACCTCTTCAACAATGCCATCAATTTTCTGGTCAACCAGTGCGGCTCTACGGCGGTGTTTTGCACTGCGACTCAGCCGCTGCTGGATCGCGTCGATCTATTGAAGGGGGCAGCCATACTTTCAGAAAACCCGGAAATGATGGGCACCGAGAACGTTGATGAACTATTCCTAAATCTCCATCGTGCCAGGATTGAAGACCGCTGCAAAGATGGCGGATGGACAGTCGATGACATAGCTGACGAAGCCATGAAGGAGCTTGCCGACAGTGGCAGCGTGCTGGTTATCGTCAACAAGAAATCCCAAGCCAAGGAGCTTTACACAAAGCTGAAAGCGCGAACTGATCAGGTGTATCACCTGAGCACCAGTATGTGCCCGGCCCATCGCATCAGGGTGCTCGACAAGATCAAAGCTTGCCTTGACCCTGATAAGCCGCAACCGGTTATCTGCGTCAGTACCCAGTTGATCGAAGCCGGGGTAGATGTGGACTTTGGTTCGGTCATTCGCTATCTGGCCGGGCTTGATTCCATCGCCCAGGCAGCCGGGCGCTGCAACCGGAACGGGCGGCGGGAGACTGGACGGGTATTGATTGTCAATCAGGCTGGAGAAAACCTGGATAGACTACCGGAAATGAAGGTTGCACAAGAGATCACTCGAAGAGTGTTGCGGGAATTCAGAGATGATCCAATGGCATTTGACGAGAATTTGCAAAGTCCACGGGTGATGGAGCGTTACTATTTCTATTACTTTTTTAATCGTTCTCACGAAATGGCTTTTCCGGTCTCAAGCCGGAACATCAGAGGCATGACGGGTACAAGCGACTTGCTGACCCTGCTTTCCACCAACAATGATGCTGTACAAATTTACATGAACACTCAACGTAACGCTCCGACAATACCGTTGCGACAGGCGTTCATGAGCGCTGCCGAAGCGTTTCGGGTTATCGATTCACCGACAGAAGGGGTGATTGTTCCCTATATGGAGGGCGAGCGGATAGTCGCCAAGCTCATGACTTGCCCGGAGGAAGACCGCGCCAGACTGTTGAAAGAGGCGCAACGCTATTCGGTAAATCTGTTTCCGCATGAAATGAAAAAACTCAAGGATACACGGGCGTTGACGGAGGTTTGGGCCGGTAGCGGAGTTTTCTATCTCGATGAACGCCATTACAGCGAGGAATTTGGCATAAGTTCGGACGCGGTGGCAGAAATGAAGGTACGAATCATATGAAGGAGGTGCGCATGAGGAGCCGGATCGATTTCAAGGTGACGGGACGTTTTGCCCTGTTCACCGATCCGCTGACCAAAATCGGCGGAGAGAAATGTTCGTATCACATTCCGACATTCGAGGCATTGAAGGGGATTGCCAAGTCAATCTACTGGAAGCCGACGTTTGTCTGGGTGATCGACAAAGTACGGGTCATGCGCCGTATCCGTACCCAGTCGAAAAGTATGAAGCCACTGGTATTCAGTGGCGGTAACTCGTTAGCGATCTATACCTATCTCGCCGACGTCGAGTACCAAGTGCAGGCCCATTTTGAATGGAACGTGCATCGCGAGGACATGACGGCGGATCGCGATGAGGGCAAGCACTGGCATGTGGCCAAGCGAATGCTGGAAAAAGGGGGCCGCCAGGACATTTTCCTCGGTACCCGAGAGTGCCAGGGATACGTTGAACCGTGCACCTTCGGCGAAGGTACAAGTGACTACGACGGCTACGGCGAACTCGAGTACGGGCTCATGTTTCACGGTTTCGATTACCCCGATGAAACCGGCGTCAACGAACTGTACAGTCGGTTTTGGCGGCCGGTGATGAAAGACGGTGTGGTGGAGTTTGCAACGCCGCAGTCGTGCACAGTACGTAAGTTTGTGCGGGAGATGATACCCAATCCGCCCCGTTCTGAGGGGCTGCGAGAGGAGGGCCTGCTGGATGAGCTGGATTGAGAAGCTGTATCAAACGTACGAGAATAATCTGGGTAGTATTGCCGATCCTAACGACACTATTCCGCTTCTGCCGTTGTTTCACACGACACAGAATGCGCAACTTCATGTCGTTTTGGATGGCGAAGGTAACCTTGCCGCCGCTGATGTGGTGGCGAAAGAGAATTCACAGACGATTATTCCTGCGACAGAGGCATCTGCTGGTAGAGCAGGGGCAAAAATAGCACCGCACGCACTGTGCGACACCTTGCAATACGTTGCCGGTGATTACCTCGATTATGGTGGAAATCCCAACAAGAAAAAAAATGAGTCTGGGTTTGAACCTTATATCAAGGCGCTTTCAGGTTGGGTTACCGGTGCAAATAACCGTAAGTTGGCGTCCGTGCTCACCTATCTGAAAAAAGGGACTCTGATTCAAGACCTTGTTAGGAAGAAGGTTCTATATGCAGACGGTAGCGGCAAGTTAGCGGCAAACTGGCAAGGTGAAGGAGAAGCCCCGCCGATTTTCAAGGTTATCAAGCAAGCAAACAAGAAAGGACAGTTTGAAGCATTTGTCCGATTCTCTGTTGAGATCCCCGGAGTCATGCCTACTGAGCTATGGAAGGATGATGAACTGAGGAATTCATGGGCTCAGTACTATCCAACGCTGCAGTCCGTAACTGGTATCTGCATGGTAACTGGCAATAATGGCAATATAGCCTGCAATCATCCGAAAAACATCAGATACCCCGGTGATGGAGCCAAGCTGATTTCGTCGAATGATACAGAGGGATATACCTATCTTGGAAGATTTACCTCCGATCTGGAAGCGTGCGGTATCGGCATTGAAGTAACTCAGAAAGCTCATAGTGCCTTGCGTTGGTTGATAAAACGTCAAGGAAAACAGGTTGATGAACAAGCCGTCGTCACATGGGCCGTTTCCGGGGCCGACATTCCTGATCCGCAGGCCGACACCTTATCATTTCTGTTTGGTAATAATCGCGAGGAGGCAACACCAAAAACCAGTTACACCGCGCAGGAAGTTGGCGACGCCCTCAGAAAGAAGATTGCCGGCTACTCGGCAACATTGAAGGGAACCGACAATGTTGTCGTCCTTGCACTTGATTCTGCCTCGCCGGGACGTATGGCAATCAGCTATTACCGCGAGTTGGCCGGATCAGAATTTCTGTCGCGGATCGAGGCGTGGCACACCACGTGTTGCTGGCAGCAGTATTTTGGCAAGGACAGAATCTTTTACGGTGCCCCGGCACCACGCGACATCTCCGAGGTGGCCTACGGCAGACGGATTGATGACAAGTTGCGCAAGGCAACTGTCGAGCGCTTGCTGCCATGCATCGTTGATGCGGCACCCGTCCCACGCGACCTCGTTGAATCATGCATAAG
The window above is part of the Trichlorobacter ammonificans genome. Proteins encoded here:
- the cas3 gene encoding CRISPR-associated helicase Cas3' — encoded protein: MENLAFIARYRQSDGTPQPLKEHLEGVADLAELFAGKIGMPTFGALLGLLHDTGKYSKAFQDYIKSAGGMLEPDDDEYIEVRKARGKIDHSSAGSQFVWRESGKSTYQQLAANILALCIASHHSGLIDCLSPDGTDIFSKRMIKADNETHYSDAVAVLEDEIKTQIKKLLESPALEKELKAIGERMKQMAVSVTTGQFALGFLTRFLFSALIDADRLNSAERTTSAKPDWNLLCGILEVNLAGFTVRNKIDTIRADISQACRKSAEREKGLYQLTVPTGGGKTLASLRFALYHAAKYGMDRIIYVVPFTSIIDQNARVARSIFAFQELTGKPVVLEHHSNLTPEQDTSESKLLTENWDAPIIYTTAVQFLETLFAGGTRGVRRLHQLANAVIIFDEIQTIPIRTIHLFNNAINFLVNQCGSTAVFCTATQPLLDRVDLLKGAAILSENPEMMGTENVDELFLNLHRARIEDRCKDGGWTVDDIADEAMKELADSGSVLVIVNKKSQAKELYTKLKARTDQVYHLSTSMCPAHRIRVLDKIKACLDPDKPQPVICVSTQLIEAGVDVDFGSVIRYLAGLDSIAQAAGRCNRNGRRETGRVLIVNQAGENLDRLPEMKVAQEITRRVLREFRDDPMAFDENLQSPRVMERYYFYYFFNRSHEMAFPVSSRNIRGMTGTSDLLTLLSTNNDAVQIYMNTQRNAPTIPLRQAFMSAAEAFRVIDSPTEGVIVPYMEGERIVAKLMTCPEEDRARLLKEAQRYSVNLFPHEMKKLKDTRALTEVWAGSGVFYLDERHYSEEFGISSDAVAEMKVRII
- the cas8c gene encoding type I-C CRISPR-associated protein Cas8c/Csd1, whose product is MSWIEKLYQTYENNLGSIADPNDTIPLLPLFHTTQNAQLHVVLDGEGNLAAADVVAKENSQTIIPATEASAGRAGAKIAPHALCDTLQYVAGDYLDYGGNPNKKKNESGFEPYIKALSGWVTGANNRKLASVLTYLKKGTLIQDLVRKKVLYADGSGKLAANWQGEGEAPPIFKVIKQANKKGQFEAFVRFSVEIPGVMPTELWKDDELRNSWAQYYPTLQSVTGICMVTGNNGNIACNHPKNIRYPGDGAKLISSNDTEGYTYLGRFTSDLEACGIGIEVTQKAHSALRWLIKRQGKQVDEQAVVTWAVSGADIPDPQADTLSFLFGNNREEATPKTSYTAQEVGDALRKKIAGYSATLKGTDNVVVLALDSASPGRMAISYYRELAGSEFLSRIEAWHTTCCWQQYFGKDRIFYGAPAPRDISEVAYGRRIDDKLRKATVERLLPCIVDAAPVPRDLVESCIRRASNRNGIEYWEWEKALGIACALYRKQNEKEEYGMALDEERSNRDYLYGRLLALAEHLEHWAIRAAGENRPTNAERMMQRFADHPYTTWRTLEHALMPYKIRLGGKAHKVLTLIDIVHSKFDPPEEYTRDDRLSGEYLLGYHCQRAALRSVVQPEGADDNPETAEENDTTD
- the trpC gene encoding indole-3-glycerol phosphate synthase TrpC → MNNAIPDILKTIVEQKLIEVEAGKRDASIQELKGRISDLEDTPRGFERHLREAAASDWTAIIAEVKKGSPSKGVIRAGFDPLEIAETYQDNGATCLSVLTDEKFFLGHLRYLALIREQVGLPLLRKEFIIDPWQVYETRAAGADALLLIAAILEPQQIVDLAGLARELHLDVLLEVHDEAEMATACTTDIGLIGVNNRNLRTFVTDLSTTGRLAKMLPPGRLLVAESGINNRADIERLQADGARAFLIGESLVREEDIGAKLQELLG
- a CDS encoding addiction module protein, encoding MPHTMRQVLADALTLPPVDRAELIEALFSSFDSGNREQLDRLWALEAEDRIDAYERGEIGATSATAVFEKINAWTK
- the cas5c gene encoding type I-C CRISPR-associated protein Cas5c, coding for MRSRIDFKVTGRFALFTDPLTKIGGEKCSYHIPTFEALKGIAKSIYWKPTFVWVIDKVRVMRRIRTQSKSMKPLVFSGGNSLAIYTYLADVEYQVQAHFEWNVHREDMTADRDEGKHWHVAKRMLEKGGRQDIFLGTRECQGYVEPCTFGEGTSDYDGYGELEYGLMFHGFDYPDETGVNELYSRFWRPVMKDGVVEFATPQSCTVRKFVREMIPNPPRSEGLREEGLLDELD